Proteins found in one Subtercola endophyticus genomic segment:
- a CDS encoding MraY family glycosyltransferase, giving the protein MRFYLLVGALSAIVTFLLAIAVYKLSMKYRLYPKIRERDVHTRPTPRLGGVAMFLGIVAATAIASQISWFDLIFMNPGPILAILGAALIVVVLGVADDIWDLDWVTKLAGQVIAALLLAWQGVQIVSLPIGGRTIGSSGMSLFITVLAIVLVMNAINFIDGLDGLVAGVAIIANSVFFFYSYMLAKLTSPTDYFNLASLITAVLIGACIGFLPLNWHPAKLFMGDAGSMLVGLLMATSAIAVTGQIDPTPLGRSQLLPAFIPILLPFAILVLPLLDFGLAVFRRLRAGKSPFSADRKHLHHRLLDMGHSQLHAVLIFYAWTAVVSIGCLLFFVLNPYWLAFVFLGVGVVICTVLTLAPLTRRKALEATVQLAPAQSVISTEGAGLDPLDQASDEKDV; this is encoded by the coding sequence GTGCGTTTTTACCTGCTCGTCGGGGCCCTCTCGGCGATCGTGACGTTCCTGCTCGCGATCGCGGTCTACAAGCTGAGCATGAAGTACCGGCTCTACCCCAAGATCCGCGAGCGTGACGTGCACACCCGGCCCACCCCGCGGCTGGGTGGTGTCGCAATGTTCCTCGGCATCGTCGCCGCCACGGCCATCGCCTCGCAGATCAGCTGGTTCGATCTCATCTTCATGAACCCCGGGCCGATTCTCGCCATTCTCGGCGCCGCGCTCATCGTTGTGGTACTGGGCGTAGCCGACGACATCTGGGATCTCGACTGGGTAACCAAACTCGCCGGCCAGGTCATCGCGGCTCTTCTGCTGGCTTGGCAGGGCGTGCAGATCGTTTCTCTGCCCATCGGCGGCCGCACCATCGGCTCGAGCGGTATGTCGCTGTTCATCACGGTTCTCGCCATCGTGCTGGTGATGAACGCTATCAACTTCATCGACGGCCTCGACGGGCTCGTCGCCGGCGTCGCGATCATCGCCAACAGCGTGTTCTTCTTCTACAGCTACATGCTCGCCAAGCTCACGAGCCCCACCGACTACTTCAACCTGGCCTCGCTCATCACGGCCGTGCTGATCGGTGCCTGTATCGGCTTTCTGCCGCTCAACTGGCATCCGGCGAAGCTGTTCATGGGCGACGCCGGGTCGATGCTGGTCGGACTGCTCATGGCGACGAGCGCAATCGCGGTGACCGGCCAGATCGACCCGACACCGCTCGGCCGTTCGCAGCTGCTTCCCGCGTTCATCCCGATCCTGCTGCCGTTCGCCATTCTTGTGCTGCCCCTGCTGGACTTCGGTCTGGCGGTTTTTCGCAGGCTGCGGGCCGGCAAGAGTCCGTTCAGCGCCGACCGAAAGCATCTGCACCATCGGCTGCTCGACATGGGCCACTCCCAGTTGCACGCGGTGCTCATCTTCTATGCTTGGACTGCCGTGGTGTCGATCGGCTGCCTGCTGTTCTTCGTGCTGAACCCCTACTGGCTCGCGTTCGTGTTTCTCGGGGTCGGTGTGGTCATCTGCACCGTGCTGACTCTGGCACCACTCACGCGGCGCAAGGCGCTCGAAGCCACCGTGCAACTCGCCCCCGCGCAGAGTGTCATTTCCACCGAAGGTGCCGGCCTCGATCCGCTCGATCAGGCCAGCGATGAAAAGGATGTCTAA
- the atpB gene encoding F0F1 ATP synthase subunit A: protein MISNAVNLLAPLATDDGSFTGPSINEFFPDVLLFAGTPFEINRIMIIRFIAVAAIVLIFYIGTRRMKIVPGRFQSLVEMGLDFVRVSIAEDLLGKKDGRRFLPILTTMFFMILLFNLTGIIPLLNIAGTSVIGVPIVLAIVSYVCFIYAGVRKHPGAFFKNALFPPGVPLPLYIIVAPIEFVSTFILRPVTLTLRLLMNMVVGHLLLVLFFSATSFFLFTAGGWFALFGIGTLAFGFVFTLFEILVAVLQAYVFTLLTGVYIQLALADEH from the coding sequence CTGATATCTAACGCTGTAAACCTGCTAGCCCCGTTAGCAACCGATGATGGTAGCTTCACGGGTCCATCCATCAATGAATTCTTTCCCGATGTGTTGCTCTTCGCGGGCACCCCCTTCGAGATCAACCGCATCATGATCATCCGCTTCATCGCGGTTGCGGCGATCGTGCTGATCTTCTATATCGGCACCCGCCGCATGAAGATCGTGCCCGGGCGGTTCCAAAGTCTCGTGGAAATGGGCCTCGACTTCGTTCGAGTCAGCATCGCCGAAGACCTGCTCGGCAAAAAAGACGGTCGACGCTTCTTGCCGATTCTCACGACCATGTTCTTCATGATCCTGTTGTTCAACCTGACGGGCATCATTCCGTTGCTGAACATCGCGGGCACCTCGGTGATCGGTGTGCCGATCGTGCTGGCCATCGTGTCGTACGTCTGCTTCATCTACGCCGGTGTTCGTAAACACCCGGGGGCGTTCTTCAAGAATGCGCTGTTCCCGCCCGGAGTTCCGCTGCCGCTGTACATCATCGTCGCGCCCATCGAGTTCGTTTCGACGTTCATCCTGCGCCCGGTCACGCTGACGCTGCGACTGCTGATGAACATGGTGGTCGGTCACCTTCTGCTGGTGCTGTTCTTCTCGGCGACGTCGTTTTTCTTGTTCACCGCCGGCGGCTGGTTCGCCCTGTTCGGCATCGGAACACTCGCCTTCGGTTTCGTCTTCACGCTCTTCGAGATTCTGGTCGCCGTGCTGCAGGCATACGTCTTCACTCTGCTGACCGGTGTCTACATCCAGCTCGCGCTGGCCGACGAGCACTGA
- the atpE gene encoding F0F1 ATP synthase subunit C, translating into MSTLAELSGNIATVGYGLAAIGPAIGVGIVVGKTIEGVARQPELAGRLQVLMYIGIAFTEALAFIGIAVGFIFT; encoded by the coding sequence ATCTCGACCCTTGCGGAGCTGAGCGGCAACATCGCAACCGTCGGTTATGGCCTCGCAGCCATCGGCCCGGCGATCGGTGTCGGTATCGTGGTCGGCAAGACCATCGAAGGCGTCGCGCGCCAGCCCGAACTGGCCGGCCGTCTCCAGGTGCTGATGTACATCGGTATCGCCTTCACCGAGGCGCTGGCGTTCATCGGTATCGCCGTCGGCTTCATCTTCACCTAA
- a CDS encoding F0F1 ATP synthase subunit B, giving the protein MSYSLTTVIAAEEATHNPILPETPDLLWGAVCFIVLLVFFWRLVLPRMKKLLDDRGEAIEGNIEKADAAQKEADALLAQYTAQLSDARVEAGSIREQARTDGQRILAELKEQANAEAARIAATAQSQIEAERQAAVVSLRSEVGSLAIDLASGVIGESLTDDKRSAAIVDRFLADLEASEAAASAAAPSNGAPSTGAVSS; this is encoded by the coding sequence ATGTCTTATTCACTGACCACAGTGATTGCGGCTGAAGAAGCGACCCACAACCCGATTCTGCCCGAAACCCCAGACCTGCTCTGGGGTGCAGTGTGCTTCATCGTCTTGTTGGTGTTCTTCTGGCGCCTGGTTCTGCCGCGCATGAAGAAGCTGCTCGACGACCGCGGTGAAGCCATCGAGGGCAATATCGAGAAGGCCGATGCGGCGCAGAAAGAAGCCGACGCGCTTCTGGCGCAGTACACGGCACAGCTGTCGGATGCCCGCGTCGAAGCCGGCTCGATTCGTGAGCAGGCCCGTACCGACGGCCAGCGTATCCTCGCGGAGCTCAAAGAGCAGGCGAACGCAGAGGCAGCGCGCATTGCTGCGACTGCACAGTCGCAGATCGAAGCAGAGCGTCAGGCGGCCGTCGTGTCGCTTCGAAGCGAAGTCGGCTCGCTCGCGATCGACCTCGCGTCGGGCGTCATCGGTGAGAGCCTCACCGATGACAAGCGTTCGGCTGCCATCGTCGACCGGTTCCTCGCCGATCTCGAAGCGAGCGAAGCTGCGGCCAGCGCCGCTGCTCCCAGTAACGGGGCTCCCAGCACCGGGGCGGTGTCGTCGTAA
- a CDS encoding F0F1 ATP synthase subunit delta codes for MGSASRLALTSSNAALAAVAPGALTLSVGEDLFAAGRIIGASAQFRGLLSDPSIEQAEKSGLIERVFGNDLSTDALSLLTTIASATWSNTDDLLSGIEEVALRVIATSAPAGLSIEAELFEFGEIVSSDSALELAVSSSFGPPESKVALINALLQGKASEQTVVIVRHLVLQPRGRRIEELLNTAASIVADSNGQSIATVTSATPLAATQVERLRTALGRTYGRELAINQVVDPSVLGGLRVQIGADVIDGSVESRLNDLRQKLTA; via the coding sequence ATGGGAAGCGCAAGCAGACTAGCTCTGACGTCGTCGAACGCCGCTCTTGCGGCCGTCGCGCCGGGTGCGTTGACGTTGTCGGTGGGCGAAGACCTCTTCGCCGCCGGCCGCATCATCGGTGCCTCGGCTCAGTTCCGCGGCCTGCTCAGCGACCCGTCGATCGAACAGGCCGAGAAGTCCGGACTCATCGAACGGGTGTTCGGCAACGACCTGAGCACAGACGCGTTGTCACTGTTGACAACCATCGCCTCGGCGACGTGGTCGAATACGGATGATCTGCTCAGCGGCATCGAAGAGGTGGCGTTGCGCGTCATTGCGACGAGTGCCCCGGCTGGTCTCTCGATCGAGGCCGAGCTGTTCGAGTTCGGTGAGATCGTGTCGTCGGACTCTGCGCTCGAGCTGGCGGTGAGTTCGAGCTTCGGTCCGCCGGAGTCGAAGGTCGCTCTGATCAACGCGCTTCTGCAGGGCAAAGCCTCCGAACAGACCGTCGTCATCGTGCGGCACCTCGTGCTGCAACCCCGCGGGCGTCGTATCGAAGAGCTGCTGAACACCGCGGCATCCATCGTCGCCGACTCGAACGGGCAGTCGATCGCCACCGTCACCAGCGCCACGCCGTTGGCCGCGACGCAGGTCGAGCGTCTGCGCACGGCCCTCGGCCGAACCTACGGGCGCGAACTTGCGATCAACCAGGTCGTCGACCCGTCGGTACTCGGCGGGCTGCGCGTGCAGATCGGGGCCGACGTCATCGACGGCAGCGTCGAGTCGCGTCTGAACGATCTTCGACAGAAATTGACGGCCTGA
- the atpA gene encoding F0F1 ATP synthase subunit alpha — protein sequence MAELTISPDEIRNALQDFVKSYEPTAASAVEVGTVIDAADGIAHVQGLPGVMANELITFSDGTLGLAQNLEQDEIGVIVLGEFSGIVEGMEVKRTGEVLSVPVGDAYLGRVVDPLGKPIDGLGEIVTTERRALELQAPGVMSRKSVHEPMQTGIKAIDAMIPIGRGQRQLIIGDRQTGKTAIAIDTIINQKANWESGDTNKQVRCIYVAIGQKGSTIASVKGALEDAGAMEYTTIVASPASDPAGFKYLAPYTGSAIGQHWMYDSKHVLIIFDDLSKQAEAYRAVSLLLRRPPGREAYPGDVFYLHSRLLERCAKLSDELGAGSMTGLPIIETKANDVSAYIPTNVISITDGQIFLQSDLFNANQRPAVDVGISVSRVGGDAQVKSIKKVSGTLKLELAQYRSLEAFAMFASDLDAASRRQLARGARLTELLKQPQYSPYPVENQVVSIWAGTNGKLDEVPVEDILRFEHELLDYFGRNTDVLTKLRDTNVLSDDVVEALEKGVSEFKKEFQTGEGKPLASVGSEKFDASAKEDVNQEKIVKGRR from the coding sequence ATGGCAGAACTAACGATCAGCCCCGACGAGATCCGCAACGCGCTCCAAGATTTCGTCAAGTCGTACGAGCCCACCGCCGCTAGCGCCGTGGAGGTCGGTACCGTCATCGACGCCGCCGACGGTATCGCCCACGTGCAGGGCCTGCCGGGTGTCATGGCGAACGAGCTCATCACGTTCTCCGACGGCACTCTGGGCTTGGCGCAGAACCTCGAGCAAGACGAGATCGGTGTCATCGTTCTCGGCGAGTTCAGCGGCATCGTCGAAGGCATGGAGGTGAAGCGCACTGGCGAGGTGCTCTCGGTTCCGGTCGGCGACGCCTACCTCGGCCGCGTTGTCGACCCGCTGGGCAAGCCCATCGACGGTCTCGGCGAGATCGTGACCACCGAGCGCCGCGCTCTCGAGCTGCAGGCACCGGGCGTCATGAGCCGCAAGAGCGTGCACGAGCCCATGCAGACCGGTATCAAGGCGATCGACGCCATGATCCCGATCGGCCGCGGCCAGCGCCAGCTCATCATCGGCGACCGCCAGACCGGCAAGACGGCCATCGCGATCGACACGATCATCAACCAGAAGGCCAACTGGGAGTCAGGCGATACCAACAAGCAGGTGCGCTGCATATACGTGGCCATCGGCCAGAAGGGCTCCACCATCGCTTCGGTGAAGGGCGCCCTCGAAGACGCAGGGGCTATGGAGTACACGACGATCGTCGCGTCTCCGGCATCCGACCCGGCCGGCTTCAAGTACCTCGCCCCCTACACCGGCTCGGCCATCGGCCAGCACTGGATGTACGACTCCAAGCATGTTCTGATCATCTTCGATGACCTGTCGAAGCAGGCCGAGGCCTACCGCGCCGTGTCGCTGCTGCTGCGCCGCCCGCCGGGACGCGAGGCGTACCCCGGTGACGTGTTCTACCTGCACTCCCGTCTGCTCGAGCGTTGCGCCAAGCTCTCCGACGAGCTGGGTGCCGGTTCGATGACCGGCCTGCCGATCATCGAGACCAAGGCGAACGACGTCTCTGCATACATCCCGACCAACGTGATCTCCATCACCGACGGCCAGATCTTCTTGCAGAGCGACCTGTTCAATGCCAACCAGCGCCCCGCGGTCGACGTCGGCATCTCGGTGTCGCGCGTCGGTGGTGACGCCCAGGTCAAGAGCATCAAGAAGGTGTCCGGCACGCTGAAGCTCGAGCTGGCCCAGTATCGCTCGCTCGAGGCGTTCGCGATGTTCGCCTCCGACCTCGACGCGGCCTCTCGCCGCCAGCTCGCCCGAGGCGCACGCCTCACCGAGCTGCTCAAGCAGCCGCAGTACTCGCCGTACCCCGTCGAGAACCAGGTCGTCTCGATCTGGGCCGGCACGAACGGCAAGCTCGACGAGGTTCCGGTCGAAGACATTCTGCGCTTCGAACACGAGCTGCTCGACTACTTCGGTCGCAACACAGACGTGCTCACCAAGCTCCGTGACACGAACGTGCTCTCTGACGACGTGGTGGAAGCTTTGGAAAAGGGCGTCTCGGAATTCAAGAAGGAGTTCCAGACCGGCGAGGGCAAGCCGCTCGCCTCGGTCGGCAGCGAGAAGTTCGACGCTTCTGCAAAAGAAGACGTCAACCAAGAGAAGATCGTCAAGGGTCGTCGCTGA
- a CDS encoding F0F1 ATP synthase subunit gamma: MAAQLRVYRQKIKSAQTTKKITRAMELISASRIQKAQARVAASSPYARAVTRAVSAVATYSNVDHILTTEPEKVERALVVVFASDRGLAGAFSSSVLKESEQLTTLLRSEGKEVDYFVVGRKAAAYFAFRKRVALQTWTGGTDQPTFEVAKEIGDALVEIFVKDAAEGGVDEIHIVYNRFVSMVSQVPEIVRLLPLEVVEEMETPGPTEVLPLYEFEPEVGDVLDALLPVYIESRIFNAMLQSAASEHAARQRAMKSASDNADKLIRDYTRLANNARQSEITQQISEIVGGADALTPAR; the protein is encoded by the coding sequence ATGGCCGCACAGCTGAGGGTCTACCGGCAGAAGATCAAGTCTGCCCAGACGACCAAGAAGATCACTCGGGCGATGGAGCTCATCTCCGCCTCCCGAATTCAGAAGGCCCAGGCCCGGGTCGCGGCATCATCTCCCTACGCGCGCGCGGTCACCCGTGCCGTGTCGGCGGTTGCCACGTACTCGAACGTCGACCACATTCTGACGACGGAGCCCGAGAAGGTGGAGCGTGCGCTTGTCGTCGTCTTCGCCTCCGACCGCGGTCTCGCCGGTGCCTTCAGCTCGAGCGTTCTCAAGGAGTCCGAACAGCTGACCACGCTGCTGCGCAGCGAGGGCAAAGAGGTCGACTACTTCGTGGTCGGTCGTAAAGCTGCCGCGTACTTCGCTTTTCGCAAGCGTGTCGCTCTGCAGACGTGGACCGGCGGAACAGACCAACCCACGTTCGAGGTCGCGAAAGAGATCGGCGACGCGCTGGTCGAGATCTTCGTGAAAGATGCGGCCGAGGGCGGCGTCGACGAGATCCACATCGTGTACAACCGCTTCGTGAGCATGGTCTCTCAGGTTCCCGAGATCGTGCGGCTGCTTCCACTCGAGGTCGTCGAAGAGATGGAGACGCCCGGCCCCACCGAGGTGCTTCCGCTATACGAGTTCGAGCCCGAGGTCGGCGACGTTCTGGATGCTCTGCTTCCGGTCTACATCGAAAGCCGTATCTTCAACGCCATGCTGCAGAGTGCGGCCTCCGAGCACGCCGCTCGTCAGCGGGCTATGAAGTCGGCCAGCGACAACGCCGACAAGCTCATCCGGGACTACACCCGCCTCGCCAACAACGCCCGCCAGAGCGAGATCACGCAGCAGATCTCCGAGATCGTGGGCGGCGCCGACGCGTTGACGCCCGCACGTTAG
- the atpD gene encoding F0F1 ATP synthase subunit beta: protein MTPTATDTSPAAAETKAPGIGRIARVTGPVVDIEFPHDAIPGIYNALKSTVTIEGETRAITFEVAQHLGDDLVRAISLNPTDGLVRGQEVTDTGAPISVPVGDVTKGKVFNVIGDVLNADPDGTINGEKIEITERWPIHRQPPAFDQLESKTTLFETGIKVIDLLTPYVQGGKIGLFGGAGVGKTVLIQEMIQRVAQDHGGVSVFAGVGERTREGNDLIMEMEEAGVFDKTALVFGQMDEPPGTRLRVALSALTMAEYFRDVQKQDVLLFIDNIFRFTQAGSEVSTLLGRMPSAVGYQPNLADEMGVLQERITSTRGHSITSLQAIYVPADDYTDPAPATTFAHLDATTELSREIASRGLYPAVDPLTSTSRILDPRYLGADHYNTAVRIKAILQKNKELQEIIAILGVDELSEEDKITVSRARRIQQFLSQNTYMAKKFTGVEGSTVPLKDTIESFSAIANGEFDHVAEQAFFNVGNISDVEEKWAQIQKEDG from the coding sequence ATGACACCGACAGCAACCGATACTTCGCCAGCTGCCGCCGAGACGAAGGCGCCCGGCATCGGCCGCATCGCCCGCGTCACCGGCCCGGTCGTTGACATCGAGTTTCCGCACGACGCGATTCCGGGCATCTACAACGCCCTGAAGTCGACCGTGACCATCGAGGGCGAGACTCGCGCGATCACGTTCGAGGTCGCTCAGCACCTCGGCGACGACCTGGTTCGCGCCATCTCGCTGAACCCGACCGACGGTCTGGTTCGTGGCCAGGAGGTCACCGACACCGGAGCGCCGATCTCGGTTCCCGTCGGCGACGTCACCAAGGGCAAGGTCTTCAACGTCATCGGTGACGTGCTGAACGCCGACCCCGACGGAACGATCAACGGCGAGAAGATCGAGATCACCGAGCGCTGGCCGATTCACCGCCAGCCTCCGGCGTTCGACCAGCTCGAGTCGAAGACGACCCTGTTCGAAACCGGCATCAAGGTCATCGACCTTCTGACGCCGTACGTGCAGGGTGGCAAGATCGGCCTGTTCGGCGGTGCCGGTGTCGGCAAGACCGTGCTCATCCAGGAGATGATCCAGCGCGTGGCGCAAGATCACGGTGGTGTGTCGGTGTTCGCCGGTGTCGGTGAGCGCACCCGTGAGGGCAACGACCTCATCATGGAGATGGAGGAGGCGGGCGTCTTCGACAAGACCGCCCTTGTCTTCGGCCAGATGGACGAGCCGCCGGGAACGCGTCTTCGTGTCGCTCTGTCGGCTCTGACGATGGCGGAGTATTTCCGCGACGTGCAGAAGCAAGACGTGCTGCTCTTCATCGACAATATCTTCCGCTTCACGCAGGCCGGTTCCGAGGTTTCCACGCTGCTCGGCCGCATGCCGTCGGCCGTGGGTTACCAGCCGAACCTCGCCGACGAGATGGGCGTTCTGCAGGAGCGCATCACCTCGACGCGCGGTCACTCGATCACTTCGCTGCAGGCCATTTACGTTCCCGCTGACGACTACACCGACCCGGCTCCGGCGACGACCTTCGCGCACTTGGATGCAACGACCGAGCTCTCGCGCGAGATCGCGTCGCGCGGCCTCTACCCGGCCGTCGACCCGCTGACCTCGACCAGCCGTATTCTCGACCCCCGCTACTTGGGTGCCGACCACTACAACACGGCTGTTCGCATCAAAGCGATTCTGCAGAAGAACAAAGAACTGCAGGAGATCATCGCCATCCTCGGTGTCGACGAGCTCTCTGAAGAAGACAAGATCACCGTTTCACGGGCTCGTCGTATTCAGCAGTTCCTCTCGCAGAACACCTACATGGCCAAGAAGTTCACGGGTGTCGAAGGATCGACGGTTCCGCTGAAAGACACCATCGAGTCGTTCTCGGCCATCGCGAACGGCGAGTTCGACCACGTGGCCGAGCAGGCCTTCTTCAACGTCGGTAACATCTCCGACGTCGAAGAGAAGTGGGCTCAGATTCAGAAAGAAGACGGCTAA
- a CDS encoding F0F1 ATP synthase subunit epsilon, whose product MADVSDSAPLQVSVVAADHEVWSGGARQVIAKTSEGEIGILRGHEPLLAILAEGEVRVTLVDGQRIVAQADEGFLSVENDRVTIVARAAELVS is encoded by the coding sequence ATGGCCGATGTTTCGGATTCCGCGCCGCTCCAGGTGAGTGTCGTCGCCGCCGACCACGAAGTGTGGTCGGGCGGTGCGCGCCAGGTGATCGCGAAGACCTCCGAGGGCGAGATCGGTATTCTGCGCGGACACGAGCCGCTGCTCGCCATCTTGGCCGAGGGTGAAGTTCGTGTCACCCTGGTCGATGGCCAGCGCATCGTAGCTCAGGCTGACGAGGGCTTTTTGTCGGTCGAGAACGATCGCGTGACCATCGTTGCGCGGGCTGCAGAGCTCGTTTCTTAG
- a CDS encoding YaaA family protein, whose translation MLIVLPPSETKRDGGADARLDLASLRFAKLRPRRAELVRAVRTLARDPSATIAALKLGRTQHDEVIRNRRVTLSPTMPALDRYTGVIFDALDAPTLSSAARAFAGEHLIIQSALFGPIGALDAIPAYRLSHDSRLPSEVLTSGSLKKHWAPLGSRALAGEPGLLLDFRSEGYVALSPVDARPNSYFLRVVTAGDDGAVRALNHFNKHAKGELTRALLESGVDFATIGEIIDWARLSGLDLAQTGEGEISLTV comes from the coding sequence TTGCTCATCGTTCTGCCCCCGTCTGAGACGAAACGAGACGGCGGCGCGGATGCTCGGCTCGACCTGGCCTCCCTTCGCTTCGCGAAGCTGAGGCCGCGTCGGGCCGAACTCGTTCGTGCCGTGCGTACCCTCGCGCGTGACCCTTCTGCGACGATCGCCGCTCTCAAGCTGGGTCGCACTCAGCACGACGAGGTCATCCGCAACCGCCGGGTGACGCTGTCGCCGACCATGCCGGCGCTCGACCGCTACACGGGCGTGATCTTCGATGCTCTCGACGCACCGACGTTGTCGTCTGCGGCTCGAGCGTTCGCGGGCGAGCATCTGATCATCCAGTCGGCCCTCTTCGGCCCGATCGGGGCACTCGATGCCATTCCGGCGTACCGCCTATCTCACGACTCCCGCCTTCCGTCTGAGGTGCTGACGAGCGGCTCGCTCAAGAAGCACTGGGCGCCGCTCGGTTCGCGCGCCCTTGCCGGGGAGCCGGGCCTTCTGCTCGACTTTCGCTCCGAAGGTTACGTCGCTCTTTCGCCGGTGGATGCTCGCCCCAACTCGTACTTCTTGCGGGTCGTCACGGCAGGGGACGATGGCGCGGTGCGAGCGCTCAATCACTTCAACAAACACGCTAAGGGCGAGCTGACTCGTGCCCTGCTCGAGTCTGGGGTGGACTTCGCGACGATCGGTGAAATCATCGATTGGGCACGGTTGAGCGGGCTCGACCTCGCTCAGACCGGCGAAGGCGAGATTTCGCTGACGGTGTAG
- a CDS encoding DNA-3-methyladenine glycosylase I — translation MREAIAVGDDGKARCIWAGNDPDYRPYHDNEWGKPLHGDRPLYEKISLEGFQAGLSWITILRRRPAFRAAFSNFDIETVADFTDDDVERLVTDASIIRHRGKIQAAINNANVTRQLVEERGDGALDALVWSFQPHEKRPRPRTLDDFVATTPESVALSKELRRLGYKFVGPTTMYALMQSAGLVDDHVEGCFLAVD, via the coding sequence GTGCGCGAAGCCATCGCGGTGGGCGACGACGGCAAAGCACGCTGCATCTGGGCCGGCAACGACCCCGACTACCGGCCGTACCACGACAACGAGTGGGGAAAGCCGCTCCACGGCGACCGCCCGCTGTACGAGAAAATCAGCCTCGAAGGGTTTCAAGCCGGGCTGTCGTGGATCACCATTCTGCGGCGCAGGCCCGCCTTCCGCGCGGCGTTCTCGAACTTCGACATCGAAACGGTCGCTGATTTCACCGACGACGACGTCGAAAGACTCGTGACAGACGCCTCCATCATCAGACACCGTGGCAAGATCCAAGCGGCCATCAACAACGCCAACGTCACGCGGCAGCTTGTGGAGGAACGAGGTGACGGAGCGCTCGATGCTCTTGTCTGGAGCTTCCAGCCCCACGAGAAACGACCACGGCCCCGCACGCTAGACGATTTCGTCGCGACTACCCCAGAGTCCGTGGCGCTCAGCAAAGAGCTTAGAAGGCTGGGCTACAAGTTCGTCGGACCGACCACCATGTACGCGCTCATGCAGTCCGCCGGGCTCGTCGACGACCACGTGGAGGGGTGCTTCCTGGCTGTCGACTGA
- a CDS encoding methylated-DNA--[protein]-cysteine S-methyltransferase, producing MTAITLESEAEAGLAKPVPGSPVPGSPVPGTPVPGTPVPEFLVRTDSPIGRIELTADDEAITSLSMERVDTLPHDDLAERTNPVLDEALRQLAEYFAGTRREFDLPLKMAGTPFQQAVWAQLQRVGWGEFVSYGELGLAAGRPGSGRAVGGAVGANPIPIIVGCHRVLASNQKITGYSGGNGIPTKVWLLDHESIGHL from the coding sequence ATGACAGCAATAACACTCGAATCCGAGGCCGAGGCGGGCCTCGCTAAGCCGGTACCCGGTAGCCCCGTGCCCGGTAGCCCCGTGCCCGGTACACCCGTGCCCGGTACGCCCGTACCCGAATTCCTCGTACGCACCGACAGCCCGATTGGGCGCATCGAACTCACCGCCGATGACGAGGCGATTACGTCGCTCAGTATGGAACGGGTCGATACGCTCCCCCACGACGACCTCGCTGAGCGCACGAATCCGGTGCTCGACGAAGCGCTGCGGCAACTCGCCGAGTACTTCGCGGGCACTCGCAGAGAGTTCGACCTCCCGCTGAAGATGGCGGGCACCCCGTTTCAGCAGGCGGTCTGGGCTCAGCTCCAGCGAGTCGGTTGGGGCGAGTTCGTGTCGTACGGCGAGCTCGGGCTGGCCGCAGGCAGACCGGGTTCGGGCCGGGCGGTGGGTGGTGCTGTCGGGGCGAATCCGATCCCCATCATCGTCGGCTGCCACCGAGTTCTCGCATCGAACCAGAAGATCACCGGCTACAGCGGCGGCAACGGCATTCCCACCAAGGTCTGGCTGCTCGACCACGAGAGCATCGGGCACCTGTGA